The Elephas maximus indicus isolate mEleMax1 chromosome 6, mEleMax1 primary haplotype, whole genome shotgun sequence genomic sequence gcctttcttcctaggcacctctgagtgggttcgaaccgccatccTCCTGGCTAGTAGTTCAGCACTTaacatttgagccacccagagacttcaaaATACTTACAGGGCAAAATATGAACAATAACGGCTAAAACTGGGTTCTGGACACTATGCTAAACACTTTATAAACATCAAGTCATTCAGTGtcaataacaaccctataggaaggTACTCTTGTTATACCTAATGTgctaatgaagaaactgaagcccaaggtcacacaactactaAGTGACAAGGCTCAGCTGCCACTAATACACCATAAGAAATGACACAAGTAGCTAACTTGATTAAAATTATACACCTGCTTGTTCCATTTTAATAGGATGGTTACAAAAGAAGGCTTTAAGATTCTCTTTTGAAGGAGGTTTAACCATCTAACTTGATTTGAGAGAAAAATTTGACAGGGATACAAGATGCTTAAAGATTAAGTCAACAGGATTACTATTTAACATTCCCAAGCTTAATTACAACTTAAATTTCCTTGGGTCAGATGGAAAGAGTGGGTAAAGTATTTGGGTAcacttgaaaggttggaggttcatgtctacccagagatgcctcagaagaatggcctggcaatctacttccaaaatatcaaccactgaaaaccctatggggcacatttctactctgacatacgtggggtcaccatgagttaattTCAGCTCCATGGCAACTCTTTGGTCTGATCTGATCTGGTCAGCACTATTAAAGgaaaatctgatttaaaaaaaaagagtattgtcTGATACAACTACAAACTACTTGTGTAAGCCACAGCTCCCAGGTTTGAAGTTCCTTATCTGTTAGATGAGGGGGTGTTATTACAGAGACTCTCAATCTAACAATATATCAGAATCATCCAAGAAGCTTTTAATAAGTACCCAGGCTTGAGTtgcccccagagattctgattgaaCTGGCCTGGGGTGTAGGCATGAAATGGgaattttttaaagctcccctgGAGATTCTTATGTGCAATCAAGTTGAGACCCACTAGATTAAATAATCTCTCAATGTACACCTGAGATGTAAAATTGCACAGTTCTATGTGCTTTTCCAAGTTCCTAAAGACAAAGCAGAAATACCTGCAGCAGAATCTTGTTGCCATCGTAGTCCTGAGTTTGCCACCTGGTGCTGCTAATGGGAATGCAGGGATTAGGCAGAAGAGGCACTAGCTGGCCAATCTCTTGAACTTTGAACTGCAGCACTGAAGACTCTTTGGGGTCCACTGACATCCCAAGGGGCAGCTGCTTCAGGCAGAGCTGCAGAGCAAAGGTCGCGGTGGAGTAAAGCACAAAGAAACAGAAGTTGCTCTTTTGCGAAGTGGCTTCTTTCTGCAAGATCATCTCATAGAGTCGGATGGCGTCCTCGTAGTTGTCAAAACTGCAGTACAACGTCACCCGCAGGATCTCTGTGCCACAGTGCACCTGCCTCACTCCCCACACGGGCATCTGGTTGTCCAGACTGTAGAACTCCTCATTGGCAAGAAGGGAGGGACAGAGTCTCCCGTGGGTGTTCTGGGTAGGGTAGCACTGCCAAGGTGAATGCTGGAGAGAGTCGAGAATGTGAAATATTCGCTCCTCTCCGAGGCTTTCATGCAGGAAGAGCAAAACAGACATCCCTGGGAACCTGGAGCGCTTGGAGTGGTACTTCTCATAGGATTTCACGGGGCTGACCCGCTCTGACACCAGAAAAAGGCGGACCTCTGGGCAAATTCCATCTAAAAGCTGGTCTAGAGTTCGCTGCAGAAGCGAGCCATGCCCAGAGTTGGCAAGGAGATGGACTGTCATGGCCAGGGGCTCCTGTCTCTCACCCATTGTAGACTTGCCTGAggatgacaaagagagaaagcgtTGAATGCCCACTGGTCAGTCTTCTGAAATCAACCAAAGAGTGATCATAGCTGTGATTGGTTCTCCCGTGAAGCCTTCAAAAAAACAGCCCACACAAAAAATGTCACTGCACCAGCTACTTAAGAGCAAAGCTCTTCACCAGACTGACCCGTGCTCCTGATTGCTAAGGGACTGAAGAGTTCGGGATCCCACAAGCTCTGGGCACAGCAGCCTCTGCTACACTCGACAGCAGTCGAGTTGATGTCATCTAGTTTCTGCACAATGGAACTGCCTGTGTCTGGCTTTTCCAGGCGTTCCCCGGGGTTTCTGTTTGACCTAAAAACCTATAATCCTGAGAAACACTGGAGAGGGTGGTTCTTACACTCAGTAAAGGAAACGACCAGACAAAAAGGAACATGAGCTGGCTCTGTGAGGCTGATAGCAATCTGTTTAGTTGAAAAGACATCCATTTTATTGACCCACAATGGGTTCTGATTTCCTACTTACATCGCCTGGTGTTTACAGTAGCTGGCCAGGACACCTGAATACAATGACTCCTTTAAAACAATTGCCTTGCTCTTTCTCAAAACTTGTCCCCTTGCCAggttttttccccctcctttgtcttttgttttattttggttttgaatattttatGCCAGGGCATTGAAGAGAAGATATTTTAGCTAAATAACTTTGACTGTTCACTAAAAATTTACTGTACTGCaaagtcctgttgttgttaggtgtcatggagtcaattttcgacttatagtgatcccatatgacagactacaattgccccatagggttttcttggctgtaatctttacagaagcagatcaccaagactttctcccacggagctgctggatgggtttgaactgccagacccttcagttagcagccaagggcttaaatTTTGCACCACTAGGGCAAAGTGCTAGTGGACTAAAAGGATGCTGAGAAACTAAGTTTTTGATTTCTAACTAAGTGCTCTTTATCCATGCAAAGTCTTTATTAAGAGAGAACTTTCCAACGTTAATAATAATATCAACAACAATAACTGCTGATATCTATTGAGGacctactgtgtcctgtagggtcgctgtaagtcagaatcaactcaacagcaacaggtttggtttggtttattgagtgtctactacaTATAAGGCAGAAACTGTTCTAAAACTTtatatgaatttattttatcCTCCAGCAAAGCAGTGAagaaaagatttgttgttgtgtgccatctagtctatttggactcatagtggccctataggacagggtagatttgcccatagggtttcctaggctgtaatttttacaggagcagatcaccaggtcttttttcccttggaaccactggtggatttgaacagccaatttttcagttagtagctgagcgctttaccattgcaccaccagggctcctcaaagaaGAGACTATTCCTCTCTaattactgatgagaaaactgaggcacagaaaaggtaagtaatttgcctaaggtcTCACAGCTAAAAAGCGGCTGAGTGAATGTATGATGAACCCAGGAACTTTGAAGTCCTGTTGTGAACtgtggagttgaactgcctctCTAGGGCCAGAAAGCCCTAGCCtggcttttctttttaagaataaCGATgccaatgttggcatctcctatctgatgGGGAGATgaggggcagaggaggtcagaagctggcggaatgtatacgaaaagagagagtggaggcaaggagcaggctgtctcattagggagagagcaattaggagtatatagcaaggtgtacataaatttttgtatgagagactgacttgatttgtaaactcacgtaaagcacaataaaaattaaaaaaaaaaaaactaatgatgCCAAAGCTAGCGCTAGTTGAGACCACGTATTTACCAGAGGCTCTGTGGTGAGCAGTTGAATTTTAAATTGAACAATCTTCACCAAAAATGTCTTTAAGTTCTAAACTCTGCCTATAACATGTTAATATGCCCTAAACATCAATTCGAAAACCATTTAGTATTCTGATAGTTGTGATCCTAAAAAGGTGTGAACAAGCACATTTTTCTAAACATAATTCTTCTTAAAATAGGCAATTCATTACTTAACCGAACAGTGCGACTCTATTTTTTATAAACTAAAAAACacttttttgattaaaaaaaatttgttgatttggactcatcctgaccccatgtggcagagtagaactgtcccatagggtttcctaggctgtaatcttttttgaagcagatcaccaggtctttctcccttggagctgctgggtgggttccaggcaccaaccgtttggttagcagctgaactcttaaccgttttgtcaccagggcttcctataaCTTTTATTTAATATGTGTGAATTTCCTTAATAGTATAATAGCCAAATTTAAAGCCAAATATTATTTTCCATGAAAAGGAATCATTTCTATTCagatttactttttaaatctAACCTGCCATTCTAGTCATTTCAGCCTCATAATTCCTCTGCATtttgcattagaaaaacaaataaatacagtttatagataaactattttttttatattaccatCAGGGACTCAATAATTAAATACATTTTGCTTAAACTTTTCAAAAATCATTACAGTCATTTTTCTAAAAGACATTACAGCTCTCacatcatttttttgttttttattgtttttaactcATCTTAATTCATATCACACGTTGGCATTTGAAGGGACTAACTTACTcatccctctcctttctcctttctttccacTTAGAGAGCTGGCTGTACTCTGGCAATTTAGACaaagccatggtttttttttatggtttttgaAACAGCCTTTGCAATTCTGGAAATAACTCTAAAAATTTGACGAGAAAAATTATACCCTTGAGACAAAGATATCAAATCACAGCATTTTGTGCAAGACAACTGAAGAGGACTTAAGCAAGTCCTTGTATAAGAAAAGGCTTTGCTTCTTGATGTCGTTATTAATCTTCCATGAAAttctgaaatgtattttttcttctcagcATTGTCACTTCTGTCAGGATTGAAAGATTTCATTAATTTGAAGGCAGCCAAAACATCAAGGAATAGAGGGAGAGGGAGTACCACCAACCTTGTTTCTGACTGGCTGCCTCTGCAATTATTTCTCCACGAACAAGCTGAAATATTGACCCTCTAGCTGCTTCCAGTCCCTGTCACTCCTGTCCACCTGCCACAACAGCCAGATTCTCAGCCATGGGCCATGGGCTTTTTATTTTTGCACGCTGCTTCTGTTGAATGCATAAATGAAAATGCTCACAGAAGTCAGCAGCTTTGACTCCCAGTGTCTACAAAGATGATACTtgattttctactttatttttcttaaacttCGCAAAGGTGCCAAGGTATTAGCTGTCAGGCACCAGCTCCCGAGCGGCAGCCAGTTGGCCATCTCCTCATGGCAAAGCGGAGGAGTTGGTGACAGGTAGTGCAAGCAGTCTAAGAAATCAGCCAGTTATAAGGATTTGGTAGAACCTGTAGGAGCCCTTAGGGACTTGTCCCTGCAGCAAGTCTCAAAAATACGGTGGGCTATGTTAAAACCCTGAGACCCTCCAACTCCTGTCCCAAGAAATCTTTGACAAAGAGTTTCTTTCTCCCTTTAATTTATAAAATCTGTTTATTTCTCCAACATATTGAGAACCAAGCACTGTGGCAGGCACAGAGTAGGTAATCACCATGTCCCCACTTTGGAGAAACACCTTAAATGATGTCATCTGTGCTGGGCTCAAGGTCACTGCCAGGATGCCATGGGAACCCCTAGGAGAAGCCATGGACCTAGAGAAGAGGGCCAAGGAAGGCACTAGGTAGAGGAATTCTACTTGAACTagtgaaaagagagacagaatgaGCCAGGGGGGTGAGGTGACTAGGTGTAGGGAGGGGGATGGATTCCAGACAGAGGAAGCTGATGGGGAAAGGCAGATGGAGAAGGGTACAAGGAACCTGACCCACTGGCAGAACGGCAAGCAGTTTAAGATAGCTGGAGGgtggggacaaaaaaaaaaaaaacatcgagttgattccaactcataacaattctataggacagagtagaactgccccataaggcttctaaGGAggagctcgtggattcaaactccccaccttttggatagcaaccgaacacttaaccactgtgccaccagggctccaggacaaGGAAAGGGGTGGTAAAATTCTGGAAAGCCAGGGGTCCTGATCAGGAAGGGCCTCTTATgtcatggcaaagggtttggattttattctactgTGAAAATAACCACAGAAGGGTTGGCTTGAAAAAGGGAACTAACTCATTGAGGAAGACAAGGACAGGAGAGATATATGGCAAGTCAATAGACAGGCGTGTCAGCTGGTTGAGTAAGGACATAAAGCTGCAGTGACTGGCCCAGGAAGCCCCCCAGGACAGTACTTGACAAGTGTCTGATGAGGCTGCCAATCACCAAATAAGGGATGCTGGAGAAAGGCAGCAATGGGGTGAGGGTGATGTTGCATATAAATGTTTGTGGGACATACAAGTGGAGATGTCCAGTAGACAATTAGCATACAGCTTAGAGGAGAACTACAGACCAGAGAATACAGATTGAGGAACCACTGGTATTTAGGTAAATATGGGAATGGATGTGAAGAAGGAAGAGAGTAGACTCTGGGAGTACGAAGTGTAAGGAGCAAGCAAAGTTTAAGTGGAGAATGGAGTGTGTCTTTCTAACCTGTGTGGGTGCTGTGTCTCAGGTTACAAGAATTTCAGTTCAGTCCATTGCTTGGGCAGACAATGTCATGCAGTGAATCACAATTACGCTTGTGATGCACTCTACCCTACCTTCTCAATTAACTCAAAAGAAACAGCTATCACCAAGCAGATTTCAAAGCCATTCAAGCCTTTGTTTTCTTTAGTCCTCAAACAACCTGAACTCTGGTTCTTTGACTGATACTCTATTGCTAACCAGGGGCTAGGTATTATGGAACTTGAGGCAATAACTGGAGAAAAGCAACTGAGAAGTTGCTGTCTTTGGCTACcccacgtgcatcagagtagaactgtgctccacagggttttcaatgtctgatttttcaagtcacctctgggtggacttgaaccttcaacctttcagttagcacccaagtgcatTAATTgatggtgccacccagggactcaacaaGGGACCACGTCGTACTTTCTTCTTATACCCTGACAGCAGCCTATCATTTAGTACCTGcagacccattaaaaaaaaaaaaaacattgccatcaagtcaattctgactcatagcaaccctataggacagagtagaactgccccatagagtttccaaggaggacctggtggatttgaactcctgaccttttggttagcagctgtatcacgtaaccactatgacaccagggtttccagtacctTCTTACTAAATAGACACGTAGTCAATGAATGAGTCTTCGCCTCTCTTTCATTCTTCCACAATAAGGGATACGAGTCCTGGAGAGGttaaggaatactcccaaagtcaTACAGCCAGTTCGTGGCAGAACCAGGGTTTCTGGGTTTTAGactctgcttgcctcaccactccTAGAGGTAACAATGCATAACAGCTGTAGCTATTCAAGGATGAGCCATTTAAGTTCAGGACACACAGCCAACACATACAAACGAAAAAGAAAAATACGAGAAGTGGTGATTAATCCCATAAGCACATTGGTCATGTCCCATGCTCTAGGCACCTCTGGTTAAAGTGCACTTCTCCTATCCTAGGCATTCCTGTCCCAATGCCGTCTGACTCACCTTTTCACATACCAGgtcttttacacacacacacacacacgctcgtGTTCATGCACTTACatgcacacgcatgcacacacacaggtactcacatacacactcacacacgcccTAAAGGCCTATACCCTTGGGTCGAAGCTCCCGGCTTCTCAGGGAAGTTTTGGCACTAACAGCAGCAGGCAAACAATGGAGGCCTGTGCACTCCCATCGCATCTGAGCTTCTACCAGGGCagaggtggggagagaggaaaTGGCCACAGCAAGTTCTCTGTCCAAGCTGATGTGGTTCTTAGCTGGAAGCTTCTCTCCTGGTTCCCCAGAGGATACCCCCCCGCTCAACCCAAACAATGCTATCAGGCTCCTATTAAACTGCCATCTGTTTCCCCTTTTTCCAGGACAATGCATCCCCATAGCAGCCTGTGAGCTGATACCCTGCATTTTCACAGGTGCAAACAAAGAAGGAGCGTTTCCTCCTGACTCTTTGTTGTAGTCTTCTGCAGTAACATCGTTTCCCATGCTCTGACCAGCTCCTTAGTCATAGAACAAGGCAGAGAAGTTAGAGTGGTACAAGCTGTGAGCCAGAAGCCCTGTCACTCTACCTGGCTCTGCTGCTCGACTGGCAATGACCTTAGACTCTGAATCCCTTGGCTCTCATTTCACCATCCACTGAAGACAAAAAAGTAGCAATGACAATCATTGATCTGACTCTCCCATAAAGTTAACGGAGAGGATCAAACGAGCTGATACACCCAGAGGGCCTTCTAAGCTCTCAAGTGCTGTGCTGGTGTACTCATCCCAACATGAAAGGTTTAATATCTAATATTGTTTTACCTCCAAAATAAAATCCAGTAAATGCAGTAgggaaatggataaattattgTACATTATCTTAAAGGAATATTATGCAgctgtgaaaaaattaatgaaacaacTTTGAACTAGATTTCACACTCTCTAATAAGACTGACTCAtactcatatagggtcactatgagtcagaatcgactcgatggcactgggttttttttttttttttttttagtaaggctGAAGATGCAAATAACGTACATCTCAGCTCTTCCCTCCCTGGTATAATTCTTTCACATGTGTACAAAAAAAGGCAGGCTCAAGAATGTTGTAGTCAAAtcgaaataacaaaaaaaaaaaaaaaaaggaagccaccTAAAAGCCCATCAGTAGAAACACGGATGGTTAATTATACCCTATTCTTGCAGTATATTTGAAGTCAAgggacattgtcttagtcatctagtactgctgtaacagaaataccacaagtggatggctttaacaaagagaagtttattttctcacagtaatgtaggctaaaagtccaaattcaaggcatcaactccagggcaagaCTCTCTCTCTGTCGCCCTTCTCTTCAATGTTCCACCAGACTaagagcttctttgtgcagggaccccaggtccaaaggacacgctctgctcccagcattgctttcttggtgtatgaggtccccctgtctctctgcttgcttctttcttttatatctcaagagattacctcaagacacaatctaatcttataggatgagtcctgcctcactgacacaactgctgcccatcctccatcattaacatcacagaggcagaatTCACAGGATTcaaaacatataggaaaatcacacagtaccgggaatcacggcccagcccaagtgatacacacatttttagggggacataattctatCCATGACAGACATGAATGAACTTTAGCTACTCCTATCATTTTgtatgaatctcacaaacataacgctgagtgaaaaaaaagcaaggtgcagaAAACGCATACTAAAATAATactgtttaaataaaatttaggaagtaTGCAAAGACCCTCTATTGTTATAGAAATAAACCTATGtagtgaaataattttttaaaatgtggggaaataataaacacaaaatttGAGATGGTGGGGGAAATGTGATAAATTTATTGATCATCTTCATTTATTAAGTTGGGAGACGGGTACATGAATGCTCATTGTGTTATTTTTTAGACTTTTCTGAAGAATTACATAATCATTTTCATGTGGTAGATCTATCATGTACAGACATAGAAAGACAGCACCACTATAGTGTTAAATAAAGCAAAGCAAATATAGCATACGATTATGTTTTACTATAAGAACtcaatgtatacatacatacttgtgtgtttgtatgtatgaaggagccctggtggcatggtggttaagcactcggctagaaagtttggcagttggaacccaccagctcctctgtggagaaagatgtggcagtctacttccataaagatttacaaccttggaaatcctatggggcagttctactcttcctatagggtccctgtgagtcagaattgacttgatggtaacaggtttgggttttttggtttatgtgtgtgtggagtccctgggtggtgcaaatgattaacacactcagctactaaccaaaaagttagaggtctgagtcaacccagaggtgcctcggaataaaggcctggcaatctacttctgaaaaactcagccattgaaaattccatggagtgcagctctattctgacatgcatggggttgttatgagttggagttgactcaataacAACTGGTAATATGTGTGTATGATtggtaaacacagaaaaaaagtctGGAAGGATACAAGTGAAGCTTCTATCAATAGTGTATCAATACACAAATTGGACtgaacaatgagttggagagagatgctgatgaggagtgagctacttgcatcaggtggacacttgagactgtgttggcacctcctgcctgaaggggagatgggagggtagagggggttagaaactggcaaaatggtcatgaaaggagagactggaaggagggagcgggctgacttattagggcgagagtaagtgggagtatgtattaaggtgtatataagtttatatgtgagaggctgacttgatttgtaagctttcacttaaagcacaataaaaattattttgaaaaaagagTGTGTCAATAGTGGATGCATCTGGGAGATGGgattatagaatataggagaagttttgtttatatatttctgCATTAGTAGTATTTATTATAAATACCATGTAttgtttttgtaattaaaaaaataatatatgaatCAATTCATTACAACCTTCTAATCCACTCTTTTAACAAATATGCATTAAGCACCTAAGAcaatcagcaaaaacaagggaaactcttTTAGTCAGATGGAACGACACAacaactgcaacaatgggctcaaatatacctacaatcatgaggatggcacaggatcaggtaatgttttgttttgttttgttatacacaaggtctctatgagttagaactcaAGTAGAACTAACAACTATGTATTTCAGGCACTGAGTCAGACACTGGGGATACCATGATTTACTTAAGTTGATACTACTCTGATTCTCATacagcttatattctagtggaagAGGTAGACATTGATTAAATAATCGCACAATTAAATGTAAAACAGCACCTGTCCTATATGCTACAGACCAGTGTTGCATAGGAGTTAACCTGTTCAGGAAGGTCAGATAGCCAACTCAGCAGAAGGAAGCTTAAGCTGAGATCTCAAAAGGAACGGGAGTTAACTAGGAGAAGTGGGAAGGGAAGGACATTGTAGAAGAAGAGTCTGTACAAACGTCCTGTGACAGGAGTGGACATAGTAGAAGGAAGAACTGGCTTACCTAAGATAAGAAATAACACAACAAGAGCAGGTTTGGCTGGGGTATGGTGGGAATGGGGTGAGGAGATCACAGTTTTTGATGTCCTACCCTCTAGAAAAATGTGAGAATCCTCCTAGTAATCCAGAGAAGAAGCAAATTCAATCACTGAACAGATGACAAGAATAATTGCTAACACTTATTAAGCACTTATTTTGTGTCTAGCACTGTTTTAAGCACTGACATGTACTAATTTAAACCTCACGACAATcttatgaggtaggtattgtcattattcccatttcacagatgagaaaactgaggaacagataaaaaaaatggGAGTATAAAGTTTTCAGTCATCtgcgaaaggatatctatccaagatgctcatcaaaccccatttaagattgatccaaaaagaaaaacaccaagacatattataatcaaacttgccaaaaccaaagataaagagaaaattttaaaagcagccagggagaaaagaaaggtttccttcaagggagaatcaataagttcagactactcagcagaaaccatgaaggcaagaagggaatgggacgacatatacagagcacggaaggagaaaaactgccagccaaggatcatatatccagcaaaactctctgaaatatgaaggcgaaattaagatatttacagataaacacaagtttagagaacttgcaaaaaccaaagctacaagaaatactaaaggatattgtttggtcagaaaaccagtaatatcagataccagcacaacacaaggtcacaaaacagaacatcctgatatcaactcaaatagggaaatcacaaaaacaaattaagattaatttaaaaaaaaatgctcataacagggaatcactgaagtcaatatgtaaaagatcacaataatcaaaaagagggactaaatacaggtggcatagaactgccatatggagagtgatacaaggcaatatagaacaatacaagttaggtttttacttagaaaaataggggtaaatattaacgtaaccacaaagaggtataacaactccataactcaagataaaagccaagaaaaacttaacgactcaacaaacataaagtcaaacactaagaaaatgaggatctcacaatttactaagaaaaacgtctcagtacAAGAAAGTATGTGgacaaatgaaattgtcaacaacacacataaaaaggcatcaaaatgacaacactaaaaacttatttatccataattacgctgaacgtaaatggactaaatgcatcaataaagagacagagagtctcggactggataaagaaacacgatccctctatatgctgcctacaagagacacaccttagacttagagacacaaacaaactaaaactcaaaggatggaaaaaaatatatcaagcaaacaataagcaaaaaagaagaggactaccaatattaatttctgacaaaatagactttagacttaaatccaccacaaaggataaagaaggacactacataatgataaaagggacaattgatcaggaagacataaccatatgaaatatttatg encodes the following:
- the FAM124B gene encoding protein FAM124B isoform X2; translated protein: MGERQEPLAMTVHLLANSGHGSLLQRTLDQLLDGICPEVRLFLVSERVSPVKSYEKYHSKRSRFPGMSVLLFLHESLGEERIFHILDSLQHSPWQCYPTQNTHGRLCPSLLANEEFYSLDNQMPVWGVRQVHCGTEILRVTLYCSFDNYEDAIRLYEMILQKEATSQKSNFCFFVLYSTATFALQLCLKQLPLGMSVDPKESSVLQFKVQEIGQLVPLLPNPCIPISSTRWQTQDYDGNKILLQVQMHPGLGVRNAELSSLNGASGADTLLQGSRLAPVSTKRSLEPRSRRSRIRSSKVDSPELLEPGGSLTSDSFSGTSWKSPSWSPSVGSPAMGTRLHLPSPHFDSGVRIEDLSQRNRLQKLEAEMNVDTGFTVVNSEPRQSSLSRFPRDMQTSQPPSCLPAASLVAAASKNNRAFEERVLSLSLPGQRDLGTRKRISKCPLHWPVQKEEKEGGEEEFFI
- the FAM124B gene encoding protein FAM124B isoform X1 is translated as MLCPCSMLGSKKDSGKSTMGERQEPLAMTVHLLANSGHGSLLQRTLDQLLDGICPEVRLFLVSERVSPVKSYEKYHSKRSRFPGMSVLLFLHESLGEERIFHILDSLQHSPWQCYPTQNTHGRLCPSLLANEEFYSLDNQMPVWGVRQVHCGTEILRVTLYCSFDNYEDAIRLYEMILQKEATSQKSNFCFFVLYSTATFALQLCLKQLPLGMSVDPKESSVLQFKVQEIGQLVPLLPNPCIPISSTRWQTQDYDGNKILLQVQMHPGLGVRNAELSSLNGASGADTLLQGSRLAPVSTKRSLEPRSRRSRIRSSKVDSPELLEPGGSLTSDSFSGTSWKSPSWSPSVGSPAMGTRLHLPSPHFDSGVRIEDLSQRNRLQKLEAEMNVDTGFTVVNSEPRQSSLSRFPRDMQTSQPPSCLPAASLVAAASKNNRAFEERVLSLSLPGQRDLGTRKRISKCPLHWPVQKEEKEGGEEEFFI